The window CTCTCGGAACACCGTCGCTGACGGCGTCTCTCCCCGGGCGACGGCAGGTCGCCCGGTCGCCGATCAGCGGTTCGCGTCGGCCACCTGTTCGTCGTACGTCGCGCCCGCCGCGATCAGGAAGCCGATGATCGCGGTGACGAGCGCGATGCTCCCGATAGCGACGACGGCGACGGAGAACAGGTCGCTCGGGAGGACTCGCGCAGACGTCAGCAGCGAGACCGCCGTGACGAATCCGATCAGTAGCAGGAGACGCCCGAACCGCCCGGCGTCGAGCCCGTCGTCACCTGACATAGGTTCTGAGCTCGTTAATGACGCCGTCGTAGCCGTCCTCGCTCGCCTCCGCGCCGAGCGAGTGGATGGACTGGCAGATCCACATCCCCGCGGTGAAGTTCAACAGCGCGACGAACGACACCAGCCCGAGCTGTGAGTCCACAGTGAGTCCGATGAGGAATCCCAACGGGAGCGTCACCGACATGATGGCGTGCGTGAGTAACGACCGCGTCCCGAAATCGTCCAACGAACTGAGAACTCCGGCCATACACACATACAGGCACGAACGCGTATATATGCTCGTTCGAGCGCCGCACCGGAAGAGTAATCAGAATCGGTAGCACACGACATGGTATGGATCTGAACGACCGGACCCGCGTCAGCGAGGTCATGTCGACGCCGCTGGAGACGATCGGCGCGAGCGAACCGCTCCGCGAGGCCGCGCGTCGGATGGCCGACGACGACATCAGCGCGCTCGTCGTGACGACGGGCGGCGGCTGTATCGTCACGCAGAGCGACATCATCGGCGCCGTCGCCGACGGCCGCGACCTCGACGAAGCCGTCGTCCGCGACGTGATGACCGAGAACGTCGAGACGGTGACGCCGGACCTCATGATGGAGGAGGTCGCCGCGATGATGACGATGTACGGCGTCAAACACCTGCCCGTCGTCGACGACGACTACGTGGGCATGGTCTCGTCGACCGACGTGGCGGCACAGCTCTCGTGAGTCGCGGAGCGCGCGAAAAACGCCGGGCTCTCTGTTAAAACAGGAGCAGCGGGACGCCGACCGCGACCCCGACCGCGATCAGCACGAGGTTCCAGAGCAGGACCGGTCGGACCAGTTCGCGCGCGATGCTCGCCGCGAACGCGGTCTTGACCAGGATGCTCGCCGCCGTTCCGGCGACGACGCCTCCGACCGCGGTGTCGACCGTTATCTGTCCGGTACCGAGCAGCGAGACGGCGGTCGCCGTCGCGCTCCCGGAGGAGACGAGCCCCGCGAGGAACGACGTGGCGACGAACCCGCCCGCACCGAAGGCCCGCTCCGCGCCGGCGGAGACCAAGAGCACCGCGACGAACAGCGCGCCGAACGTCAGGGCGTTCCGGAGGCTGAACGGGGAGGTGAGCTCCGCCTCCAACGTCGTCCGCCAGTCGCTGCGCCACACGGCGATGAGCACGCCGGCGAGGGTGACCGCGCCGAGCGGCGCGCCGACCACCAGGGCGGCCTCCGGGACGAAGGCGGCGACGACCGCGGCGTTTCTGAGCGCCATCGCGGCGTTCGCCAGCAGGATCGACCCGACCGCGATGTCGAGTAAGTCCGCCTTCCCCTTCGCCCGCTTCGCCATCTCGGCGACGACCGCCGTCGAGTTCACGAGCCCGCCGAAGAAGCCGGTGACCGCGTAGCCGCGCCCCTGGTACCGCTTCACGAGCACGTAGTTGACGAAGCCGATGGCGCTGACGGCGACGACGAGCGACCAGATCAGCCGCGGCTGGACCGCGCCCCACGGGTCGACCGTCTCCGCCGGGAGCAGCGGGAAGACGACGAACGCGAGGATCGTGAACTCCACCGCGCTGCGGACCTCCTCCCGGGAGAGCCCCCACGCGAACTGGTGGAGCTCCCGCTTCAACACGAGCAGCAGCGAGGAGAGCATCGCCACCGTCACCGCCTCGATGAAGAACTCCTCGGCGACGAGCGCCCCCACCCCGTACGTGACGAGCATCGACACGGAGGTGGTGAGCGAGAGGCCGTCGACGTCGGGCTCGACGAAGCTCCGCACCGCCAGCAGGACAGCGATGGTGACGATCAGCACGCCGCCGACGATCAGGAGCCCGTCGTCGCCGAGCAGCGAGAACACCGCGGCGGCGAGGCTGATCAGCGCGAACGTCCGGATCCCCGCCGACTTGTGGGACCACTCCCGTTCGAGTCCGAGGAACATCCCGAGCGCGGTCGCCAACACCAGCTTCGCGACGGGAGTCTGGAGGTAGCCGACGGGGTCGACGGGGGCCGCGCCGACCGCCGCGGAGGTCACCACGGCTGGTCACCCCGAGCCCGGCAGTCCCGCCGCGCCGACCGAGACGTCCCGTGCATACCCCGGTGTCTCGCGCACCCGACCCTATAGTTTGGCATGCCCGCCGACCGCCGGCGGGTCAGCGATTCGTCGGCTCGCGCGGGAGGTCCAGCGACTCGGTCAGGTCGTGTTCCTCCCCGGTGAGCAGGTAGAGGACGTCCTCGAGGATGACGGCGAGTTCCGGGAGCTCCCGCACCGCGAGGAACGTGATCCCGATCAGCGCGACGACCGCGAGGAGCTGGCTCATGATCCGGTCGGAGATGAGGAAGGAGACCCGGTACGGGTCGGTCGCGCCGAACATCGCGAGCACGAGGTCCGTCTGCCACTGCATGTACTGGTTGCCCGCGACGACGGAGATGAACGTCGTCCGGAGGATGTTGAGCACGTAGATGAGCGGGAGCGACACCGCGAGCGCCCGGAGCTTGCGCGAGAGCGGCGCCTGCACGGCGGCGACGAGGCCGCCGAAGATCGCCATGCTCCCGAGCCCCGTACACGCCAGCACGACGTGGATCGTGACGGTGTGACCGTCGGCGAGCGTCCACGCGTACGCCGCGTTGTACCCCTCGTAGCTCGTCACGCGCTCCGGCGCGTAGCCCAGCAGGTCGATGAGGAACCCGGTCTGAGTGGCGACGGCCTCGATGAGGATCCGGCGCGGCTCGGGGACGGCGACGCCCGCGACCGAGAACGCCGGGATCGTCTCGAACGGGAGGTAGATGAACAGCATGAGCGAGATGGCCCGCGTGAGCGTGAACAGCGAGGCGCGGCCGTTGTACAGCAGGTAGCCGGCGTAGATGCACGCCGGGACGCCGACCAAGGCGAGGATCGACTCGACGTAGCTCTGGTGTTCGAACGCGAAGTACGGCACCGTCGTCAGCCAGAACAGCCCGAACAGCGCCCACGTGCCCGCCGCGAGCGACCGACCCGCCGCCAGCCCGCGACTGTCGAGCAGCCACGCGGCGGCGAAGAGGATCGCGACGAGCCAAGCGAAGGTGAACGTGTCGGGGATCAGGCTCAGGATCGCCGGCACGCCGGGACCGAACATGTCCGAACCGTCGGTCGTCGTCGGATAAAGCCCTTGTCGTTGCCGACGGTCGGTCGGGGAGATGCGAGCGGGGGAAAACGAAAAGAAGTAGAGGGGAAACGCGGTTCGGCGCCGTCAGCGCTCGTCGGAGTCGAGCACCCGGATCTGGTCCCCGCGGACGGTGACCGGGATCGGGACGGTCGCCTCGTACAACTCGACGGTCACCTGGTCTTTCCCCTCGTCGATGCGCTGGACGCGGGCCTTCTCGCCTTTAAACGGCCCGGCGATCAGCTCGACGATGTCGCCCTCGGCGATGCCCTCGACGTCGGGGGTCGGCGAGAGGAAGTGCTCGACCTCGGAGAAGGGGCTCTCGGCCGGCCCCTCCGAGCCCTGAATGACGCCGCGAGCGTGCGGGATCTCGTCGAGGATCCGGGCGAACACGCTGCCGTCCGTCGCCTCGACCATCACGTAGCTCGTGAGCTGGTCGGGGGCGATGACCGCCTGGATCTCCGGCATCTCCTTCTCCGCGAGCATGTCGGCGACGGTCCGCTCCTGGCTCGCGGTGGTCTTGACCGAGAAGATCGGCATCAGGCGCCGACCCCCGGCAGGAGGCTCATGATCGCGAACATCAGGAAGCCGATGAAGCCGACGAGGAGGATGCCGGCGCCGGCGATCTTCGACACCTGGAGGAACTCGTCGGTGCTCGGCGTGCTCGCCAGTTTCAGCACCCGAACGTAGCTGTTGAGGTCGTACGGAACGTCCATGTTACGACGCGCTTCGAGGCGAGACGGTTTTTACCTTTTGATGCGACGCGATTCCGAATCCGCGAGCGAGGACGGCGAACAGGAACTCTATCGGGACGGTGCGCGTCGGCGGCGGATCACTCCACGTAGTCGATGTCTTCCATCTCCGCGGCCGCCCCCTCCGGCGGCTCGCCGTTCCGGCCGTAGATCTGCGGCGACTCGACGCCGGTCACCACGATCATGGTGCGCATCTCGCCCTCCAGCTCGTCGTCGACCGAGGTCCCCCAGATGATCCGGGCGTCGGGGTCGATCCGGTCGTAGATCTCCTCGACGACGCCCTCGGCCTCCTCGATGGACATGTCCGTGCCGCCCGTGACGTTAACTAAGGCGGAGTTCGCGCCGGAGATGTCGACGTCGAGCAGCGGCGAGCGGAGCGCGGACTTCACGGAGTCCTGCGCCTTCGAGTCGGAGTCGGACTCGCCGAGGCCGATCATGGCGACGCCGCCCTTCTCCATGACCGTGCGAACGTCGGCGAAGTCGAGGTTGACCAGCCCGGGCATCGTGATGAGCTCCGTGATCCCCTTCACCGAGCGCATCAGCACCTCGTCGGACACCTTGAACGCCTGTCGGACCGGGAGCTTCCCGACCGCGTCGAGCAGGCGGTCGTTGGGGACGACGATGACCGTGTCGCTCACGTCGCGGAGGCGCTCGAGGCCGGCCTCGGCGTTCGTCCGTCGGACCTCGCCCTCGGCCGTGAAGGGAGTCGTGACGATGGCGATGGTGAGCGCGCCCGACTCGCGGGCGGCCTTCGCGACGACCGGCGCGGAGCCGGTCCCGGTGCCGCCGCCGAGCCCGGCGGTGACGAACACCATGTCGGAGCCGTCGATGGCGTCTTGGATCTCCTCTTGGGACTCGATGGCGGCCTCCTCGCCGACCTGCGGGAGGGAGCCGGCGCCGCGTCCCTGAGTCTTCTGCTGGCCCATGAGGATCTTCGTGTCGGCCTCGATGTTGACGAGGTGCTGGACGTCGGTGTTGGCGGCGACCAGCTTCGCGCCGTGGATCCCCTCCTCGGTCATCCGGTTGACGGTGTTCCCGCCGGCGCCGCCGCAGCCGACGACGGTGATGTTCGTCTGGAGGTCCTGGAGGACGTCCTCCAGCTCGTCGTCGGTCATCGTTCCGGACTGTGGCGGGGCGCCGGCAGTCGCGTCGCTCGCGCCGGCGCCGGCCTCCCCGGCGTCGTCCGCCGGGGATTCCTCGGCTTCGTCGATGGCGTCCTCTACGATAGAGTCCATTATGTGGTGTGGTTGCGACCCGGACGTATTTATTTTTGCCCGATCGTCTGACGCGGGTCGGACGCCGAGAGACCGTCTCCAGCGCGCGGGAGCGGGGTCGATTTCGACGCTTACTCTTCCACGTCTTCGGCGTCGACCGGGAACCGCTCCGTCCGCGCCCGCGACACGTCGGCCGGCGTCACCGTGTCGCCGTCGATCTCGACGGACTCGCCGTCGGCGAGCCGACCGAACGCCGGCCCCTCGGGGACGCCGCGGTCCCGGGCAAGGTCGGGGTCGAACGCGGTCTCGCGGGCGACGACCGCGCCCTCCGCCACCTCGACCGCGTCGTATCCGCCCGCGAGCACCGCCGCGAGGCCGTCGACAAGATCGGCGTATCCCGGCGCGTCCGGGTCGTCGGCGAAGGCGGCCGCTCCGGCCGCGCGGGTGCCGGCCTGCTCGGTGTCGAAGGCGACCGCGTTCGCCGCCACCGCGTCGCGGGTCGCCTCGGGGTCGATCCCCTGCGCCCGAGCGAGGAGCGCGTCCGGGAGTTCGCGGATCGAGACCGCGTCGGGGGCGGAGCCCGCGTCGGGGTTCGAGACCGCGTCGGATCCCGACTCCGCGGGGCCGGAGTCCCCGGGAACGACGTCGCCGAATCGAAGCCCCTCGTCGACGGTCGCGAGGTCGCGCTCCAGCCGCTCGACCAGCGGGAGCGGGCGGTCGCCGACCTCGCGGACCCACGTCTCGCTCACCACGCGGTGCCCGAGCCCTTCGACGACGGCCGCGAGCTCGGGCCTGTCGCCCTCGATCACGGCGCGGTCGGCGCGGCTGCGGGCGAACGCCTGCTCGATCGTCTCACGGTTCGCCTCGGGCGCGCCCATCTCGCCGAGCGACCAGTCGGCGCCGACGTGGCCCACGGCCCACGCGGTGTCGCGGACGATCCGCGTGAACCGCGGCGCGTAGTGGCCGCCGCCGAAGCCGACGACGTGGCGGGGAGCGGGGTCGCCCGCGTCGTCTGAGTCGCCGTCGACCAGGTCCGGACCGGTGCCTCGCAGGTCGAGGACCGCCCTGGCGACCGCCTCGGCCGCGTCCGGGTCCGCCCACTGCGGCTCGTCGGAGCCGACCTCGACGAACAGCGACGGGACGGAGCCGTCCGTCGGTCCGTGGTGGGTGCACTCGATGCCGACGTCGTACCCGTCCGGGGCGTGCGCCGCCAGCGCCTCGACGACGCGCTTCTCGGCGCCGGGGGCCGCGTTCGCGAGCGTCTCCGGCTCGCCGCCGTACGGCGCCGGGCCGAAGTTCCCGGTGACGTGGGCGGTCAGGAGCCGCCCCGTCTCCCCGGAGTGTCTGGAGACGAAGACGAGGAAGTCCGGGTCGGTCGCGTCATCCGGGTCGGTCGCGTCATCCGGTTCGGCCGCGTCGTCACTTCCGAACGCGACCGCCGGGTCGTCGAGTTCGATGTGTAGCTCGTCGAACTCCCGGAGCTCGAACCCGTCGGTCCGGTAGTAGGTCCCGCCGCCCGCGGCGTCGGGGCGCGTCTCGTCCTCGCGTCGCTCCCAGTCGCCGACCGCGAGCAGGCGCTCGCCGATGTGTTCGGAGGCGCTGTCGGCCCGGCTGACGACGATCGCTATCACGAACTGCGGTCGGGGTCGGGCGGCCGAATAGGCGTCGATTCGAGCGCGATACGAGGGTGTGTGATCGGCGACTGGCGCGGCTGAGGCGACAGTCGTTTGTTTATAAGTAATGGCTGGTGGGTCGACGGTGAACACCTCCAAAGCCCCAGCCGCTCGGCTATACCCCGTTGCAGTCGCTACGCCGGCGAACACCTCCAAAGCCCCAGCCGCGACGGCTCGCGCGGCTCGATGCGCTCCTCGCTCAGTCGCTACCGCTCCTTCGCTCCGGTGCTTTCGTCGCCGTGCTTCGCCCTCGCGACTGCCCCTTTGAGTCCCACCCCGCCCCGCACAGCACCGCACCTCACACCTCCCCAGCCTCGTCAGTCGTCCTTCGCTTCGCTCCGGACGACTGACTCCCTCGTGCGGTCTGCTCGCGGCCTGTCGGCCGCTCGCAGGCGCACGCCACCGCAAAATCTCAGCTCTATTTATAAATAACATCAGTCGCCAGCTACCGATCCGGTGAGAATTTGCCGCGCGCTCACGGGAACAGCAGGTACGCGAACACGCCGTACGCGGCGATGAGGACCGCGCCGTCGACGCGCGAGAGGCGCTGGCCGCGGTACATGAGCCCGACGAAGAGGGCGGTGAAAGCGAGGAGCGCGGGGAACTCGAAGCCGCGGACGCCCGGGCTTACGCCGATCGGTCGGATGACGGCGATGATCCCGATGACGGCGAGGACGTTGTAGATGTTCGACCCGACGACGTTGCCGACGCTGAACTCGGCCTCGCCGCGGACGGCGGCGACGACGCTCGCCGCCAGCTCGGGGAGCGAGGTGCCGAGCGCGAGCACCGTGAGCCCGATGAAGATGTCGGAGAAGCCGGCCGCGGAGAGCAGCGACTCCCCGCCGTCGATCAGCCATTGCGAGCCGAGCAGCAACGCGACGATGCCGCCGACCACGGCGGCGACGTCGCGGAGGCTCGCGTCCGGCATCTCCGCGCGCTCCGCGGTGGAGATACCGGACTGCGTCCGCCGAATCCGGCGCATGACCACGACCGTGAACGCGACGAGCACGCCGAGCAATAGGACCCCTCCCGGCCGACCGATCCGGCCGTTCCAGCCGAGGCCGACGAGCAGCAGCGCAGCGAGGGCCATGAACGGGACGTGGCGCTCGAACACCGTCTGGGAGACGTCAAGCGGGCGGATCAGCGCGGAGACGCCCAGCACGAGCCCGATGTTGGCGATGTTCGATCCGAGAATGGTCCCGAGCCCCACGTCCGTCGACACGGTCACGGCGCCGAGCAGCGAGACGAACAGCTCGGGGGCGGTCGTCGCGAACGCGATGACGGTGACCCCGACCGTCGACGCCTTCAGGCCGACCGCGAGCGCGAGGTCGCTGGCGCCCTTGACGAGCAACTCGGCGCCCGCGTAGAGGAAGGCGGCACCGCCGACGAGGAGCAGCAGTTCAGTGAGCGGCGACCCGAGCAACACGGCTCCCGATTGTCGTCGGCATTTTAAAAAGCGCCGTGGTTCGGAGCGGTCGGAGAAGCCGGTCGCCCGTCCGCCGGCTCAGGCGTGCGTCGCCCGGAACTGGCCGTGTTTCACGCCGATGGCGAACGCGAGCGCCCCGAAGAGCAGCATCGACGGGACGACCATCATCAGGGTGGTCTGCACCGGCATCATCCCGCTTCCGATCAGTCCAGCGGTGCCGACCGCGACGATCAGTACCAGCAGCGCCGCCGCCCGTGGGAGGTCGAACTCCATGTCAGGGGTTCGTCCCGAGACGGCCTAAACGTTCGGCTCGACGATAGTGATCGAAACGGTCGGCCCGGCGATAGCGATCGAAACGGTCGGCTCGGCGACGGTGGCGGCGTCGCGCGGGCTCACCCCGTCACGCCTCGATGATCTCGTCGTCGTCGGGCTCCTCCGGCACCGTCAGCTCGCCCTCCATGGAGACGACCGCACGGCCGCCGACCCGAACCTCCTCACCGTCGACCCGGACCCTGACGTGCCCGGGGCGGTCGACGAAGTGGCCCTGTTCGAATCGGAGCTCGTCGGGGAACTCGCCGTCGAACGCGTCGACGGTCCGCAGGTACGCCCCGACCGCGCCGCTCGCCGTGCCCGTCACGGGGTCCTCGGCGACGCCGACCGCGGGCGCGAACGCCCGGCCGTGGAGCGTCGACTCCGCCTCGAGCGCGTCGAAGGTGAACGCGTAGATCCCGGCGACCTCGTGTGCGTTCGAGATCGCCTCGATCGCGGCCGCGTCGGGCTCGGCCTCGCCGAGCCGCTCCAAGAAGTTGACAGGGACGACGAGCCACGGGAGCCCGGTCGAGGCGACGGCGACGGGGAGGTCGGCGCCCACGTCCCGGAGTGCGGCGGGGTCGATCCCGAGCGCGTCGCCGAGGCGGTCGGCGCCGAGCTCGGCCTCGGCGACCCGCTCGACCGTCGGCGGGTTCTGTCGCATCCAGACCGTACCGTCCTCGTCGACCCGGATCGAGAGGTCGCCGACGTTCGTCCGGAGGGTGCGCTCGCCGGCGTCGATCGCTCCGGCGTCGTACAGCGCGGCGTAGCTCGCGATCGTGGCGTGACCGCAGAGGTCGACCTCCGTCGAGGGGGTGAAGTAGCGGACCCGCTCGTCGGCGCCGGCGTCGCCGTCGGCCTCATTACCCCCGGCGTCCGGCTCGGAGAGGAACGCGGTCTCCGAGGCGCCGAGCTCGGCGGCGATCCTCTCCATGCGGTCGTCGCTCAGTCCGGCGGCGTCCGGTACCACGCCGGCGACGTTCCCGGCCAGCGGTTCGTCCGTGAACGCGTCGACGAGCAGCGCGCGTCGCGTTTCCATGGGTCACCCTCGTGGGGCGCCGTAAAAAAGGGTCCCGAGCCGGCCCGGGACGATGTCAACCCTTTTGCCCTCGACGGCGGATGTACCCCTATGGGCCTCTTCGACCGGTTGCGCGGAACCGACACCCCGCGCGTGGCGTTCATCGGGATCGACGGTCTCCCGCACGGTCTCGTCGCCGACAATCCGGACACGTTCCCGACGCTCTCGGCGATCGCCGCCGACGGCGACGGCGGGCCGATCGACAGCATCGTGCCGCCGGAGTCGAGCGCGTGCTGGCCCGTGCTCACTAGCGGCCAGAACCCCGGTGAGACCGGGGTCTACGGCTTCCAAGACCGAGAGGTCGGCACCTACGACACCTACGTGCCGATGGGCCGGGACGTCCAGGCGACCCGCGTGTGGGACCGCGCCACCGACGCCGGGCTCAACGCGACGGTGATGAACGTCCCCGTCACGTTCCCGCCCCAGCGGACGGTCCAGCGGATGGTGTCCGGCTACCTCTCGCCCGACGTGGACAAGGCCGCACACCCCGAGGAGCTCCGCGAGTACCTCACCGAGAGCGACTACCGGCTGTCGGTGAACGCGAAGCTCGGTCACAAGGCGGACAAGTCCGAGTTCATCGAGCACGCCCGGGAGACGCTCGACGCCCGCGCCGCCGCGTTCTCCAGGTACGTCGAGCGCGACGACTGGGACCTGTTCGTGGGGGTGTTCACGGCGCCGGACCGGATCAACCACTTCCTGTGGGGCGACTACGCTGACGCCGGCCGGTACGGCGAGGACCTCCTCGACTTCTACGCCGCGCTCGACGAGCACATCGGCGCGATCCGGGAGAGACTCCCGGACGACGTTCGCCTCGTCGTGGGCTCGACCCACGGATTCACGCGGCTCCGCTACGACGTCTACTGCAACGAGTGGTTAGAACGGGAGGGGTGGCTCTCGTACGCCGACGCCGACGACCACGGCGCGCTGACCGACATCGACGACGACACCCGCGCGTACTCGCTGGTCCCCGGTCGCTTCTACATCAACCTGGAGGGCCGCGAACCCGAGGGGGTCGTGCCCGAGTCGGAGTACGAGTCCGTGCGCGCCGAGCTGCAAGAGGCCCTCAAAGCATGGGAGGGCCCGGACGGGAAGCCGGTCGCGAAGCGCGTCGTCGAGCGCGAGACCGTCTTCCGAGGCGAACACGACGAGATCGCACCGGACCTCGTCGTCATCCCGAATGAGGGGTTCGACCTCAAGTCCGGCTTCCGCCCCCACGACGAGGTGTTCGACCCGGACGGCCCGCGGACGGGGATGCATACCTTCGAGGACGCCGCCCTGTTCGTCGACCACCCGGACGCGAACGTCGAGGACGCGGACCTCCTCGACGTCGCGCCGACGCTCCTGCGACTGCTCGACGTCGACTACGGCCGGACCGACCTCGACGGCGCGAGCCTGATCTGAGATGGAACGGACGCCGGACGGGACCCCGGTCGGCGTCGACGACCCGTACGCGGTCGCCGGCGTCTGCGACCACCTGACCGACGACGGTCGCTGTCGGTTCGCGCTGACCCGCACCGGCGACGACCCGGAGTTCGCCGCGGCCCGCCGCGCCGACGGCTACGCCTGTCACGTCGGTCCAGACGACGCGTGGCGGGCGTGTCCCCACTACCGTTCGACGACCGACGGCCGCGAGTGCCGCCGCTGCGGGCTCGAAGAGGTCCGGATCGCCCACGACGACGCCCGACCGCTGGTGGAGGAACACCACCTCTCGTACGGCGGAAACGGACCCGTCGCGACAGCGGACCCCGACGACGGTGCCGGCGGGCACCCTGACGACGGTGCCGGCGGGCACCCCGACGACGCCGGTCCCCACGAGATCACCGTCGCGCTGTGCCGCTGGTGTCACACGAAGGTCCACAAGTCGTTCGCGCGGATCGACGACGACGCGAGTCCGGACCCCGAGGCGATCGCTGAGCGAGAGCGCCGGCGAAGCAAAGAGCAGTCGGAGTCCGCCTTCGAGACGGCCGGCGAGCGGTTCGACGAAAGCGAATAGTCGAGGCGGACGGCTCCGTCGGGTTCAGCGGCCGTCTTCAGGCGTCCGGCCGCGGTCGGATCAGGTTCGCGAGGGCGACGAGCGCACCGAGGAACCACCCGAGCGGGACGGAGATACCGACCCACATCAGCACGTAGCCGAGGCCGGCGACGCCCCACTGCTCGCCGAACGTCTCCAGGTCGAAGGCGCTGCGGAGGGTCTCGTTGATCCCGCCGACGCCGAGGATCGTATCGAGGATCCAAACCGCGAGCTGGTAGCTCGGGTCGAGCACCAAACTCGAGATGGAGGGCGTGAGCAGCCCGGCGACGACCGGCGGGAGGAAGATCGCGGTCATCGCGAACGGGTACGCTAAGAGCACGCTGACGAACCGCCCGCCGGTCTTCGAGAACCCGGCGGCCGCGCCCGCGGAGACGACCGCAACGACGCTGGCGCCGCCGATTCCGAGCATCACCTCGGTCGGCAGTTGGAAGTGCGCGAGCAGGGTGAGCGAGCCCCAGACGAGCGTCGCGACGACGACGGCGCCGAGCACGCCGAAGCGAGCGACCGCGGAGTCGAGCTTCGCGGCGTAGTACCGCGTGGCGAACCCGACGAGCAGGAGCGGGTACGCGACCGCGACGAGCGGGGCGCCGAGTATCGCCCAGAGGTAGTACCCGACGGTCTGGACGGAGGTCTCCGGTTTCCACTTCCCCAGCACCGCGCTCGGATCGAGCTGTCTGGGGAAGACGACCTCCATCCACGTCTCGTGGAGTCGGACGACGTCAAGGAGGAGCGCTTCCACCAGACTGGTTTGTCCTCGGCGTTCCATTTGGCTCACCTCGCGCACGCCACACCGTGAACTTTGTGCCTTCGTTCGGGCGTCTGTCAGTACGCCCCGATTATCAGACGGTACGCCCTGCGCCGATACGCTTAACCGTTTCAGCGGGCCTATCATCGCTCATGCATAGACGTGGACTGCTCGCGGCGGTCGCCGCATCGACGTCCGTCGCCCTCGCCGGGTGTGCCGCCGGCGAAGACGGGAGCTACGAGTACGACGCGAGTCCGGCACAGATCCCGTCGGAGGCGGCCTCAGAGGCCGGGTATACGGGCGAGGAGCCGGAGTCGTTCACCATCGAGCAGGAGTTCGACGTGGCGGGCGTGAACGCCCAGGTGTCGGCGACCACGTGGGTGGCGGGGTACGAGAACCAGAACAACGGCTCCGCGCTGTTCGTGGCGAGCACCCCGAACGCGTCGGTGGGCGGGCAGTCGGTCAACCCGCTGGTTCGCGCCGACGACGCGGAACTGATCCGCCGGCTGTTAGAGCAGGTCGAGCAGCGCGGGATCGGCGGCGAGGGAACCGACATCGAGGCCGAGGACATCGAGAACCGCGGGTCGGAGACGCGGACCATCCTCGGCGAGGAGGTGGAGGTGTCGATCCTCGAAACCACGGTTGACGCGGAGGTCGGCGCCGGCGGCAATCAGAGCGGCAGCGTCGAGGACGTCCCGGTGTTCATCTACATCGCGACCGTTCAGCACGACGACGACGTGGTCGCGCTCATCGGCG is drawn from Halorubrum sp. CBA1229 and contains these coding sequences:
- a CDS encoding calcium/sodium antiporter is translated as MLLGSPLTELLLLVGGAAFLYAGAELLVKGASDLALAVGLKASTVGVTVIAFATTAPELFVSLLGAVTVSTDVGLGTILGSNIANIGLVLGVSALIRPLDVSQTVFERHVPFMALAALLLVGLGWNGRIGRPGGVLLLGVLVAFTVVVMRRIRRTQSGISTAERAEMPDASLRDVAAVVGGIVALLLGSQWLIDGGESLLSAAGFSDIFIGLTVLALGTSLPELAASVVAAVRGEAEFSVGNVVGSNIYNVLAVIGIIAVIRPIGVSPGVRGFEFPALLAFTALFVGLMYRGQRLSRVDGAVLIAAYGVFAYLLFP
- a CDS encoding PhzF family phenazine biosynthesis protein; this translates as METRRALLVDAFTDEPLAGNVAGVVPDAAGLSDDRMERIAAELGASETAFLSEPDAGGNEADGDAGADERVRYFTPSTEVDLCGHATIASYAALYDAGAIDAGERTLRTNVGDLSIRVDEDGTVWMRQNPPTVERVAEAELGADRLGDALGIDPAALRDVGADLPVAVASTGLPWLVVPVNFLERLGEAEPDAAAIEAISNAHEVAGIYAFTFDALEAESTLHGRAFAPAVGVAEDPVTGTASGAVGAYLRTVDAFDGEFPDELRFEQGHFVDRPGHVRVRVDGEEVRVGGRAVVSMEGELTVPEEPDDDEIIEA
- a CDS encoding alkaline phosphatase family protein, which translates into the protein MGLFDRLRGTDTPRVAFIGIDGLPHGLVADNPDTFPTLSAIAADGDGGPIDSIVPPESSACWPVLTSGQNPGETGVYGFQDREVGTYDTYVPMGRDVQATRVWDRATDAGLNATVMNVPVTFPPQRTVQRMVSGYLSPDVDKAAHPEELREYLTESDYRLSVNAKLGHKADKSEFIEHARETLDARAAAFSRYVERDDWDLFVGVFTAPDRINHFLWGDYADAGRYGEDLLDFYAALDEHIGAIRERLPDDVRLVVGSTHGFTRLRYDVYCNEWLEREGWLSYADADDHGALTDIDDDTRAYSLVPGRFYINLEGREPEGVVPESEYESVRAELQEALKAWEGPDGKPVAKRVVERETVFRGEHDEIAPDLVVIPNEGFDLKSGFRPHDEVFDPDGPRTGMHTFEDAALFVDHPDANVEDADLLDVAPTLLRLLDVDYGRTDLDGASLI
- a CDS encoding DUF6517 family protein — its product is MHRRGLLAAVAASTSVALAGCAAGEDGSYEYDASPAQIPSEAASEAGYTGEEPESFTIEQEFDVAGVNAQVSATTWVAGYENQNNGSALFVASTPNASVGGQSVNPLVRADDAELIRRLLEQVEQRGIGGEGTDIEAEDIENRGSETRTILGEEVEVSILETTVDAEVGAGGNQSGSVEDVPVFIYIATVQHDDDVVALIGVHPTAVDARDSVLSLMEQAEH